Genomic window (Psilocybe cubensis strain MGC-MH-2018 chromosome 1, whole genome shotgun sequence):
CCAGAATCCGCACCAGAGGCGACGAGTCTTTTGAAACTTTGGCGGGGGTGCCAGCAAGGTTGCTTCCGAGTACCTCCTGCAAGAAACATAATGTACCTGTTTATTCCAGAGGATTATCCAGTGCTGCAACTAAGCCGCGGTAGTTGTGGCCGTAATTACCTGTGGTAATAGACTTCGTCCGAAGAGGATGGAGAGCAAGTTCGGTAAGGTACTTGGCCAGGAGAGGGTGAGTGCCTTTAGATTTGGCTATAGTACTCATGAGGAAGGGTCAGTATGTACGAAGTGAGGGGAGAGCACAGAGCTGGGGTATTTTGAGGGCGCCATACTGTCCTTTTGAATGAATGTGGGGTAGTTACTGACGGATAATTGATGCCGCAGTAGCCGGAATCCCGGAAGCAATTCATGACCTCCTAGACAGGTCTGGACGAAAAAACGGAAGTGGTATAGAGTCTATTATTATTACGGTATAAAACAACGTCCCTGCAAATCTAATGTATGAAATCAATCTCCAGCATCTACTGTTTCTTCACCCTGAAAAGATATATCAGTGGTTTGATACTTTCAAAGCAAGCAGCAGACTCACCAAGCCTTAACATAGTCCGCAAAGGACACCATGCAGATTGTTTGCCAGATACCTAGACCAATTCGGGGGGTAACACCACGGTACAAGCCTTTGATGCCATTTTCCTTGTAGATGAAGCTCAGCGTGTTGAGAATGGTGAGTTTCGCGGGTCGATTAGAGTTAGCGGTACCCTTGGCCATACTTTGCATCTAGGACAAAATACATAAATTGATTTTGATACACGCGATGAAAATTCATACCTCGACACGAATGACTTCGATTGGTTGATTCCATGTGGCCAGAGCACCACCAATTGAGGAGGCAACAATTTTGTCGACGGCGCCGAGTTTTTCCGACTCACCCTTGCCTCGAATTTTACGGATGGAATCTTCTGCAAGGCGAGCAAAACCCATACTGGCATTATGTTAGTTGGGGTGCAATGAATATCTTATATGTGGAGACATACCGAGAACCCCAGTTCGTGCATTGGCGGACAGCGACAGCATTCACACCCTTGTTAACGCCGGCCAAACCCTCGCGACGGTAAATGTCGGCAAAGACTGCCCAGGTCGAAGGGGGTTTGACACCGGTAGCGGCGGTTTTGGCACGGGTGATTTCAGCAGTCTTCATGCATGTTGTGAAGCCTTGAAATCACCTATCAGTCGCGTAGAAATTATGGGACGCGACCTTCAGGATGATGGACGTACCCATAGTCGCGTAAGCCTGTGCAACACCTCCAGTCATTCCTCCCAACAACCCGGCAAATCCAGGGTTAATGCCAGCAGCCAAAGCCGCTGTTTCCACTTCAGAAGCCGCAAAAACTAAGACGGCGCCTTTTGTTGAAGCTTCAATCCAAGCCtataaaataaaatgaatCAGACGCGCGTATCACTGTAGAAAAAGGGTGCGTACCCAAGGGATAAGACCTTGGTAGAACCCAGCAACTCCCCCGCGCCCCCAAACTGTTTTACAGGCATTCCACATAGATTGGGACCGATTTGCAGCCATTTGGGTTTTCAGAACCTCAAGAGGTTGACCAAGTGTGGTGACCTGGGTGGAATAAATTAGTTATCATCTTCCCCAATACGACTGAGTCGATGCACTACTCACTTCCTATTGGCAGAATGACGTTAGTGACTGCATGACAATAAATACACGTATGCGAATGTACTCACGAACTATTGTATGCATTTCATAGGGGAGAAAAAGTCAGTGACACGAACCATAAGGTTTTGTCCTCAAGAAGCATACCATGTTCATAATGCCACCTAACGAAGGTGAGCAAACGACAGTATTTGTGAAGTAAGGGCGCACTCACCAACAGCAATGTTGGACCAATTGACGCCCTTTTGACCTGGTTCTGAAGAAACGCCCATGACTgcaggaaaggaaaagaaatggGGAGAAAGAGTAGGAAGAGAGGTCAAAAGGGAGTTTATACTCGCCTGATTTATGGCGGATTTATTATTGGGGCCGGACGAGATCGGACTTTTGTGGACTTAGCCGAATTTCCACTAACCGCGGACAGGCATTATGGTACGGAACCCAGGTTATCACTTTCTCCTAAACTCGGGATAGTAACAGAGTAGATATCACAAGACAGTCCCTGTTCCGAGTCAAATAGGATGCATATGGCTGCTACAAATACGATGGCGAAGTGTGGAAAGACTAGAAACTAATTATACTAATACTACGGTTTGTGCGAATGTAAGAGAGAGAAATAACGCGAAAAGAAGGTAGGTATAATAAAGAAAGGCTTGCGGTATATTTTTCTGCAAAGCCTTTGCTTAAGAAAAGAAGTAAAAGAATTGCAAGTATCATGACCAGATTCTGGGGCGTCCTTTGGGTAATATTCACAGACTTCAGGGAGGGTCCAAACCGAGATTGTCACTGCACAGCATGTGCTTAGAAATGTCGATTAAGATTTACTTTCGACCTGGCCAAGCCTCTCAAGATCTTCCTTTAATCTATATCAATTGTCAGCATATGGACACACAATAGGTCAAATGAAAAAGGAATAAGAATGGTGCACTGGTACAAAAATACGATAAAGAATATTCGTAACACACATACCGGGTGATCTGTTCTGAACTTTCTTCCTGTTCTTGTTCTAAGTACTGAATTTCCATTGCTTTGCGTGCGATATCCTGCTGTAGTTCGCTCACTTTGACGAGCGCAGACTCTACCTCGTCCCTCGCGAGTTTCATAGCTTTCTCGTGTTCAGCTTGAAGATCGTAAACCTTCAAGTTATGCGCCTCGTGCATCTTAATTAATTCTTCCTTTGTAATTCCTGAATTTGAGGCGGGTATAGTTCCATTGCCAGAGTTTTTGGGACTAGACGTTTGGCGAGCCTCCAGAGAGGCCTTTGCTGTGGCAAGCTCGCCTTCCAAGTCAGAAAGCCGGACAAGTAGGTCTGATTTCTGTTTCGCCAACGTATTCACTTCAGCATCGTGCGCTTCTCGTAGTTTGAGGACCTCGTCTGCGCGACTCTTTGcagcttcttcaagctcTTTCACATGTTTTTCGGATAGTTCAGTCATCGAGGACCTTGTGAGGTTGAGCATATCCGTCATTGCAGCAAGGTCGTCCTTGGTATTAGACAACTCTTTTGTTAGACGAGAGATTTCGTTGGCATGCTCAGGTGACAAGCTCGCAGCTGCCTCTGCCTGTGAGCGAGCGGTGTCGCGCTGTTGAGTGAGGGTCTCTATTTCTGAGTTTGAAGTTTCGACAGCGGCTTTGGCCTTAAAAAGGTCATCCTGAGTGGCCTTGAGTTCTAAGTTCAGCGTACTGATTTGCTTCTTTAAGGCATTGATTTCTGAATCCATCAATGATTGGTGTTCAGACTTGAGGTTGTTGATACTTTCTTGATTGGCTTGTTGCAATTGCGCGACAGTGATATCTGCGTTAGCACGGAACACTTTAAGTTCTTCTGAGTGTGCCCTAGCTGCCTCGTCCTTCAAAGGACCGTAAATAGAAGTTACTAAGATGACCATGAAGGAATTACCTTTGCACGTTCAAAGGCTTCTTGCAACAATTTGACATGCTCGTTTTTTACCACTTCAACTTTCGCATTATAAAAAGTTTCTTGGTTCTGGTTACGTATATCATCAGAAATGGACACTTGTCAGATATGCAAAACTTACTTTGAGCTCCTCTGAGATCTTCTCGATATCGGCGGTCAGCGATGCTTGCTGGGCAGCGTGAAGCTCTTGCAATTCTGCCATCTTTTTTGCATGACTCGCCTCACTTTCCAGAATACCCTTCTCGGCTTGTTCTTTGGCCGCCGTCGCTTCCAGTAAAGTCATTTTGAGGTCCTCGAGCGAATTTTCCAACGCTTTATAGCTCTCAGACCTTGTATCCAATTCGGCCTGGTGGCGTTTAACTAGCGCCGCGAGCTCCTCTGCGTGAGAGGCATTCGATTGTTTGGCAGATTCATTGGCCGCATCAACAGCAGTCGTCAGCGTAGCCAACTGACCTTCTAGCATGGTGATTTGCTTTTGTAGGGCGTCTCTTGTATCTTCAAGGTTCTCCAGAACTTCCCTTGATTCCAATATTTCAACCTCAAGCTCGGAGAGTTTGTTGGCGTTGTCCTCCTTCTCGGCTTTGAGTGATGCTACTTGAGCTTGCAAAGCTTCGGTAGCGGCCAGTTGTTCACGAAGTTCGGCTATTTGACTTTCTGAATCTTGCATCGCTTTGGTGTGGGTAACTTTGAGAGCCTCTACTTCCTCTGTGACGGCTTTGAGATTTGCCTGAGCGGTCACAAGGGCTTCATGTTCGATTAATGCTGCTTCCGTTGCTGCGGTACTGGAGAGCGCATTTGACTGTTCGAGGCTCTCCAATTTCTTCTCGAAGGCGGCGAGGTTATCCTTTAATTCCTGAACTTCTGCCTTTAAAGACTCGATCAGGGTATTTTGGGATGAAATCGTCGAGTTGGCCGCCTCAAGCtatcatatatatataagcGAGATATAAGCAGACTGATTATGATTAAGCTGACCTGCTCGTTCTTAGTGTCCATGGTAATGGTAAGCTCTTGTAGTGACTTCTGAACATCGCTAAGCATTTTTTGATACTCCATTAACTGGGATTCGGCATCTTTCCTAGCCAGCTCAGACTCCGTCATCGAAGTATCTTTTGATTCAATCTCCTTTAACTTGATATCCAAAGCCTGCTTGAGAGTCTCTATCTGATTTTCGAGTTCAAAAACTTGTGCATTTTTTGATTGGAAAGATTGTGTCGTCTCGGCGAGCTGAATTGAAATAGAAATTTAGAATGGCACGAACGCGTTAAAAAACTCAACTCACCTGTGTACGAAGATCATCCAGAGCCTTTGTATCCTCTTTAACTTCTTTAATTGATGAAATGGAGCCAGCAGTTCTACTTGGTGGTTTGGCGGGTGCTGCGGTACTAGACCGGGATGTAGTCGAGGACCTTGCAGTAACAGGGGGCTTCACGGAACTCACTACGCTGGGGCGCGAGGATGGAGGTGTTTTCTTTACCGATTCCGATACTGATGCACGAGGGCGAGCTGTAGGAGCAGCAGATGCGCCCTTCGTGGAAGCGGACGCGACGGATCCAGTCGGAGAGGCCACTGTGCTACGCACAGGGGCATCGGAAGGTTTTGCGCTCGTAGAAGCCGAAAGAGAGGACTTTACTGGTGGAGAGGCGATTGTCCTTGTCGGAGCAACGGAAGCTCGTCGGGCTGTAGTGGTAGAAGGCGCAGGGGGTTTACTCGATGCGGAAGAGGTGGGCTTTGCCGCAAGGGGATTGGTCGTTAGAGCCTTGCGCATAGCCGGGGCAGCAACTTTGGAGGGGGGCACAGAAGCTGCAGAGGTAGTTGGCTTTGTTCCAGCCGACTTTACCGATCCTGCACCAAACGTACCGGAATTGATGATCTGGAAAAATGGCAAGATATTAAGGCGAGTGCATTCACAGATGCTCAAGAAATGCACCTTTTTTACAGTTGGAGTGGGAGGGCCACCGTTTGCTTTCTTTGGTGGAACAACAGACACAGGACCTATCTTCTTAGTCCCAGCGCCTTCCTTATTATTATTGACAACTTTGACAGGGacctcagcagcagcctcgGCGTGAGCTGGCGTCACTTCCTCCAGATTCAAATCGCCGTTCGAGGTTCCTGAGGTTTCTTCCTGGCGAACTAAATAGATGGATTCAGTCAGTATCAGTGGTGTCCATAAAACAATACGCTCCCCAGCCTGACCTGAATCCTCGTGTTCGGTATCAGACTTATCATCATGAGGTGGTAGCTGGTTGTCATGCAAAGATTCGGGTATCGTGACAATTTCAGCCATTATTGAAATCGTAAGGGGAAGGAACGTATTAGTCCAACGTAGTCCTCAGAAGTAATTGCCGAGAGACAGTCCGTTAAGGGTAGTATTACACCAACAAGAACGTGAAATAATTAAAAATGATTGTGGGAACTTGGGAAGGGCATGCAGAACTATGATCCAAAACATACAAATGTAAACAAACGCGTCGCGTATGAACCAGGATACAAGAAACATCTGGTTCAAATAATACAGAATTTACTTGAAGGGTAACACATCGACACTAGATATCAGGTCCCAGATTTATAACGCAAGATATTTTATACAGATGGTCGACGTGGATAGTAATACGAGGGGTAGAAATGCGGATAACATAGGCCCATTTTAGGCACCGGATGCCACAAGATTGAGTCCATTGAGCGCCGGCTCATCGAGGGAGTTATGATTATAGCTTAAGATGGATACCTAAGGCGATATTATAAATCGAATAAATGGTTATTCATGGTTAAGAATGCGCACAGATCCAGGTTCAACATTGAAATGAGTTCCTATTGCCAAAGAGTCAGCAATGAACGTTCAAACGGCCATTTCTAAAAGGAAAGTTACCGAGGCATAGTGGAAAATTAATCCACCGAGATATGAGGACGCGGCTGAAATGCCCATGTGCGACAATAAGAACATCTCGCGTGTGTTTACCTTCTTCCTTATATTCCTTGTGATACTGGCGCACCTGTAAGCAGATTCAACGGCTTCTCATATAAGTGATGGTTGTCATAGATCGTAGACATACTTTTTTAATAACACCATCGACTCGGGCTTGCATATCCTCTACCGACTCTCCTCCAGGACAACTTAAACAACCAAAAATGAATAGATGGCAGATTTAATTAGACCGGACACACCCATCGTTCCAAATCTTCCACCCAGGGTTGATTTTTTGGATTTCAGCGGGTTTTAATCCTTCATACTCGCCTTCCAGCTCATTAGTATCAGTTCTATAGACACTTCATGAAGATTTACCGTAATCCCACTCTCTGACTTCTTCGGTGAGGACGTAATCGGGTTCAACGGTATGATCAAAGAGAAGATGAAACGTTGTGGCAGCTCTTTGACGAGGGGATACTTGGGCCGTGCAAATATTCTTTGGATCGAGAAGACCTATTTATTCGCATGAGCATAGATAATAGGCTCTAGTGTATGAACCAGGAGCTCACGTCCTTCACCCACTAACAGGGGTGCCATTTTCTTAACTTGCTCAACTCCGACGTCAGTGAGAGGGATATCGGATCGTCCTGTCTGGTTGTAAATTGTAAAATCTGAGTTATGTACAAGATATGCCGGGACTCACATGTCTCCTGATAACAGTGTTTTTGTATCAACAGCAGCGAAGAAAACTGAGCATGTTGGTTGTACTTGCCCGTTCTGAGACCACTCAGTCTGGCCTTTGAGCCATTTAGATGTCGATATCAGATTGATAAATGAAATCTCACCGTGTCTGACGACAAACAAGCGGGGAGCTGGACGATGTTCAGCCATGATGGACCAGGGAAGGAACGGAAAACTACAAAGCCATCAAAAACTGGGCAGACTTATATAGCGGGCGCGGCAGGGTTGAACTCGCATCCATATCAAAGTTCACAAGCGGCGTTGAACAAGATCTCAGTGTGAAATAAACGTCACGGCCTCTCCGCAGTTGACCGTGGAGAATGCAACAGATTCATCCtgttttcatttcattttcctGACATCCGGTCCGGATGCCATCCACGCAGTCACATGGCCTTCATTTACGTCCATCCCAATCCTTCAACCTCATTCTTGCAAACTCCAAGCGCTCACCTCTGCGATTCCATCAAGCTTTTGACTGTTTTCACCAGTCCGTGCCTCGAGGCGCCCCATTCTTATACTGAACATTTCTATCCCTTATATCAACTCCAGAGGCTTCCTTTCCCCACCTTGGTCTAGGCAATGTTTGACGACTGTGTGTCATCACCTGGACTTTCCGTACTCGTATTAAACTGTCCTAATCATTCTAGATGTCGAACATGCTGTCGGAGACCATTCTGCTCATGTAGAGTCTGCTGCTCCATTGCCTAAACTCCAGTATGAAGGATTCGAACCTTTGCCTTATGAACCTGATGATGCGCGCGCCAGCATAGAAGACGGTCGGGTGCGCGTTTCAGTACGCTGCGGATGCTCATTTGACTGACTTTCTACATTATGCTCGTCTATAGGATGTCGTATCAGAAGCTAACGCGCCCGTTGCCCCTGTTTTTGAACTGGGCAGAGTTCAATACGCTTTCCCCGCCCCGCTTGTCTCATTTGTTGTCAGCTCTGACATGCTCGCTATGGGACTTGTATCGAATACCATTGTTCTAATTGAATTGTCCCGAGCAGATCAAGTAGTCAAGGTTCAAATTCCTAGGAAACCCACTGAAATGCTAATCTACAAGCTTTTCATGGATCCATCTGGCAAACATATAATCATAACCTCAGAGCAAGCGGAGAACTGGTACCTTCATCGTTCATGGAAAAAGCCACGACAGTTGAAAGGTTTCAAGATGGTTATTGAAAGCATTGCTTGGAATAAAGCAGCACTTCTATCCTCGACTCACTCCACCTCAACCAGAGAAATCTTGATTGGCGCCAGAAGTGGAACGATATTTGAGGCTGTactggatgcagaagaagactTCTTCAAATCTCATGAACGCTATTTACAACCTGTATTCTCCCTCCCAGAACGACACTCAATCACTGGGATCAGATTTGATTATTTCCCTTCCGATCCTAAGCAAGCCCTTGTTCTTGTGACAACACCAACACGTATATACCAATTCTCTGGTACGGTTGATAAGAAGGCAGATGATGCGGGGAGAGTGTTTAGTAGTTTGTTTGCAGCGTATCGCGAAACAGCGCCAAGTAAGTCCATCTTTCGTGTCTTGATTTGTTTGACCAAACTCTCGTCGGTAGAAATTCTGGAGCTTCCGAGCAATTTACAGCATTCAGAATTACATTTTTACACAGTAAATCCCGATCAAGCCATGTCTCTTCCTAAAAAGATGGCCTGGATGACTGGTATGTTTCTTGGGATCTTTCACCATCCAATCTAACGCAGTTGTGCCACAGGACCTGGGATATACCATGGGACACTGAACTTTGAGACTGAGCCTGAAGACCACATAGATGCCGCTGCTCTTCTACCCTATCCTACATTCCCAATGAATGAAAACTCGGAAACCCCACTCTCTTTGAGCCTAACggaatttcattttcttctaCTTTATCAGGATAAAGTAGTAGGTATCTGCAATCTCGACGATACAATAACATACGAAGAGTCGCTACCGTTGGTATGTACAGATTTGTCTTTTGTGTACAAACGTATATTAAAACCATTAACAGAAGCCGAATGAGGTGGTTCTAGGACTTTCGGCCGACCCAGTCCGCAGAACTTATTGGGTTTATACAAACCAATCATTGTTTGAACTCGTTATTGGAAATGAAGATCGGGACGTGTGGAAAATATACCTTGAGAAAGGGCAGTTCGAAATCGCCCTTCGATACGCCAAAGTAAGTTTGTTTCGACGTCTTTTTGAATCCATAAAGGCTGACTTTTTAGACTGCCCGCCAACGAGATCAAATCCTATTTGCTCAGGCCAATCATCTATTTTTGAATGCTCAATATTTTCCAGCTGCACAATGTTATGCACATTGTTCTGCCACATTTGAAGAAGTTGCGTTGAAGTTTTTGGATGTAGGAGAGCGCGATTCCTTGCGGTCGTATCTGATATCAAGGCTGGAACGCACACGGAAGACTGTAGGTATTTTCACATTTAACAAGTTATAATCAGCTAATGACTGGCAGGATTTGACGCAACGGATGATACTTGCTACCTGGCTAGTTGAATTTTATCTCAGCAAATGCAATGAGTTGGATGATATCGTTGCATCCGAATCGATATCGCAGGATGTGAACAACCTACAAGCTGAAAGGCTAATTGTAGAAGAAGATTTGCGACAATTTTTCGAGACGTACAAGGTAAACtgaaccttgcctttcgTTTTAACATGCTGATTGGCCCCGCTAGAACAATCTTGACAAAGATACAGTGTATGAATTGATACAGGGTCATGGCCGCACCGATATGTATATATTTTATGCCACCACAATCGGAGATTTCGAGCGTGTCATCGAGCATTATGTCATGGAAGAAGAGTGGGTGAAAGCGATTGAAGTTATCAGCCGCCAGGTATGGAGAAATTTATCTTGGGACCAGTTTGTGATTTTGATTAAAAATAGTCCAATCTTGAACTTTATTATCGCTTCGGCCCTACGCTCATGCACCAAGTCCCCAAAGAGACTGTTGACTCATGGCTTCGTCAACCTTCTCTAAACCCTCTACGTTTGGTACCATCCATCCTTCAGCTTCAACACTCACTTCGAGATCCGCTATCACCGAATCATGCCATCCGATATTTGAACCATATTATTTTTGACCAGAACAACACTTCCCCGACAATACATAACCTTTTGATCACCTTTTATGCCTCCCCTCCTTCCTATACACCGTCAGACGACGATGGTCCATTACTCCGCTTCCTTTCTACTGCTCCATCGGATCCGATAACTGGGAAACCTTATTATGATCTAGACTATGCTCTTCGATTATGCAAGCTCTCTGGGCGAACGCAACCTTGTGTTCATATCTACTCTAAAATGGGTCTTTGGGAAAATAGTGTTGATCTGGCGTTAGAAAAAGGAGATCTGGAGCTTGCCAAAATCAATGCCGATATGCCTGAAGATGACCCATCTCTGAGGAAGAAGCTGTGGTTGAAAATAGCGCGATATGTAGTCCAAGACAAGAAGGACATCAAATCGTACGTGTTTGTTTACTTTCCCATGAATCGTTCATCAACTTTCTATGTCCAGTGCAATGCGTTTTCTTGAAAATGCGGATTTGTTAAAGATAGAAGATATTTTGCCTTTCTTCCCTGATTTCGTAGTCATCGACGATTTCAAAGAAGAGATTGCCCATGCTTTGGAAGGGTATTCTGCTCAGATCGACGCGCTCAAGGCTGAAATGGATGAGGCTACACAGACAGCAGAATCGATCAAGCAAGACATAGCAGCCCTAAAAAATCGGTTTATCACGATTGATGCAAATGAGAAGTGTTCGAATTGTTCCAACCTCCTCTTGTCCCGTCAATTTTACGTGTTCCCCTGTCATCACACTTTCCATGCGGATTGCTTGATTGGTCTTGTAAGTTGCACTTTTCAGTGGCCGAATGTCTGGATTTACAAAGTTCTTTAGgccaaggaatacttacCCCCTCATGCCTTGCGACGAATCATTACCCTGCAAAATGAACTGATGAAAGACAGTCCCAGGACGAGGGGAAATGTCAGCAAACCATCCCTGATGTTAACACAACCTCCAAATGGACGCCAACCAATGACACAACGAACATTACTTTCCGCTAACTTTGGGCCGATTGTAAGCCCACTACAAAATGGGGCGAAGGCCGCAAACATGTTGGGCCGCAGTGTAATGTCGGCAGGAGATAGACTAAGAGACCTCATCATACCCGACGCACTTGCTACCTTGGTATCGTCGCCTAATTGGTTGCCTGGCATCGGAGGAAGTAATCGGTTGGCGAGTGAAGAGAACACGCCAAGCCATAAGAAATTGGAAAGCATAAGGGTAGAACTGGAAGAGCTGCTTTCCAGTAGCTGTCCATTGTGTGAAGGCGTAGTTGCTGGGCTGGACAAACCTTTTATAGCAGAGGGCGAATTGGGCTCGTCTTGGACGTTGTAGTTTTATTGGTACACCCATACACGTATCTTGCTAATACTCTTACATCCTAATGCCAATGCAAAAGAGAAGGCCTGATCAAAATCAATCAatggttgatttttttggttcTTCCTGCGCGACGACGCATTCTAGCTGCCTTCCGTGCACCCATCTACTTCGTAGTGAGGAATATGGAGAAtttattgaatattgaatgacATACCTGAGCTTTAGCCTCCTCCAATCTCAGTTTTTCCTCTTGGATACGTTTTCGTTCTGCTGTGACCTCTCGGCGGCTATGAAAGTGTGAGGGAAGATTACTGCAATTTGAGAAGATAATTCACCGTTCAAGCTCGGCCTTTCTGTCATCCTTGAGCTCGTTTTCTAGTTTTTTAATGGCAAGGGACTTCTGGGTCTTTTGCATGCGGGCTTCCCAACTCTTGGTTTTTACACCGAGTGGGAGGTGCGACCGACTAGACATGGAACTAAATTGGAATTAGATGGACAACAGAGAGAATATGCTTACACAGTAGCGGTCTTACGCTCCTTCCAGGGCTTGCCAGAAACACGGCCATtggaagaggaagcaagGGAGACGACCTCGGACATGGTGGatggagagagaaaagaagtcCCACGGTCATATTGATGGACAACTGACTTTGGCGTGCAGAAACGGGC
Coding sequences:
- a CDS encoding Mitochondrial DNA replication protein yhm2, which produces MGVSSEPGQKGVNWSNIAVGGIMNMVTTLGQPLEVLKTQMAANRSQSMWNACKTVWGRGGVAGFYQGLIPWAWIEASTKGAVLVFAASEVETAALAAGINPGFAGLLGGMTGGVAQAYATMGFTTCMKTAEITRAKTAATGVKPPSTWAVFADIYRREGLAGVNKGVNAVAVRQCTNWGSRMGFARLAEDSIRKIRGKGESEKLGAVDKIVASSIGGALATWNQPIEVIRVEMQSMAKGTANSNRPAKLTILNTLSFIYKENGIKGLYRGVTPRIGLGIWQTICMVSFADYVKAWVKKQ
- a CDS encoding Acid phosphatase, whose translation is MAEHRPAPRLFVVRHGQTEWSQNGQTGRSDIPLTDVGVEQVKKMAPLLVGEGRLLDPKNICTAQVSPRQRAATTFHLLFDHTVEPDYVLTEEVREWDYGEYEGLKPAEIQKINPGWKIWNDGCPGGESVEDMQARVDGVIKKVRQYHKEYKEEGKHTRDVLIVAHGHFSRVLISRWINFPLCLGTHFNVEPGSVSILSYNHNSLDEPALNGLNLVASGA
- a CDS encoding Vacuolar protein sorting-associated protein 18-like protein (Vacuolar protein sorting-associated protein 18 homolog), with protein sequence MFDDYVEHAVGDHSAHVESAAPLPKLQYEGFEPLPYEPDDARASIEDGRDVVSEANAPVAPVFELGRVQYAFPAPLVSFVVSSDMLAMGLVSNTIVLIELSRADQVVKVQIPRKPTEMLIYKLFMDPSGKHIIITSEQAENWYLHRSWKKPRQLKGFKMVIESIAWNKAALLSSTHSTSTREILIGARSGTIFEAVLDAEEDFFKSHERYLQPVFSLPERHSITGIRFDYFPSDPKQALVLVTTPTRIYQFSGTVDKKADDAGRVFSSLFAAYRETAPINPDQAMSLPKKMAWMTGPGIYHGTLNFETEPEDHIDAAALLPYPTFPMNENSETPLSLSLTEFHFLLLYQDKVVGICNLDDTITYEESLPLKPNEVVLGLSADPVRRTYWVYTNQSLFELVIGNEDRDVWKIYLEKGQFEIALRYAKTARQRDQILFAQANHLFLNAQYFPAAQCYAHCSATFEEVALKFLDVGERDSLRSYLISRLERTRKTDLTQRMILATWLVEFYLSKCNELDDIVASESISQDVNNLQAERLIVEEDLRQFFETYKNNLDKDTVYELIQGHGRTDMYIFYATTIGDFERVIEHYVMEEEWVKAIEVISRQSNLELYYRFGPTLMHQVPKETVDSWLRQPSLNPLRLVPSILQLQHSLRDPLSPNHAIRYLNHIIFDQNNTSPTIHNLLITFYASPPSYTPSDDDGPLLRFLSTAPSDPITGKPYYDLDYALRLCKLSGRTQPCVHIYSKMGLWENSVDLALEKGDLELAKINADMPEDDPSLRKKLWLKIARYVVQDKKDIKSAMRFLENADLLKIEDILPFFPDFVVIDDFKEEIAHALEGYSAQIDALKAEMDEATQTAESIKQDIAALKNRFITIDANEKCSNCSNLLLSRQFYVFPCHHTFHADCLIGLAKEYLPPHALRRIITLQNELMKDSPRTRGNVSKPSLMLTQPPNGRQPMTQRTLLSANFGPIVSPLQNGAKAANMLGRSVMSAGDRLRDLIIPDALATLVSSPNWLPGIGGSNRLASEENTPSHKKLESIRVELEELLSSSCPLCEGVVAGLDKPFIAEGELGSSWTL